A genomic region of Methanothermobacter sp. CaT2 contains the following coding sequences:
- a CDS encoding nickel-dependent hydrogenase large subunit: protein MILPLGPMHPGYKEPIRLKVKTRGEKVLKAEIEYGYVHRGIERVMRNKTWQKAIYLSERVCGICSYIHTQTFAEAFEAISEAEAPPRAQFLRALTNELDRIQSHLIANSTYFKALDHETMFMYMLALREPVMDAIELLTGNRVNMGWNVVGGVRMDASESHLSRIREIIVDLEREFDRYVEMFEHGPLIGLRSREVGYMSQEEAEKARAVGPTGRASGIRYDFREDHPTYRDHLDFRTIWRDDGDNFARVMNRFDEIRVSIDLIKQVIDNMPGGPVRTKVDVKAGYGEWRNEAPRGEVAYMIETNGNLIKNISIRTPSIMNIDACAKYMLRDVATVADAVATYASADPCIACAERVMVVDEESGEREILL from the coding sequence GCTCAAGGTGAAGACCCGGGGCGAAAAGGTTCTCAAAGCCGAAATAGAATACGGATACGTTCACAGGGGAATAGAGAGGGTTATGAGGAACAAGACCTGGCAGAAGGCCATCTACCTCTCTGAACGCGTCTGCGGGATATGCTCCTACATACACACACAGACCTTTGCAGAGGCCTTTGAGGCCATATCAGAGGCCGAGGCACCGCCAAGGGCACAGTTCCTACGCGCATTAACAAACGAGCTTGACAGGATACAGAGTCACCTCATCGCAAATTCAACCTACTTCAAGGCCCTGGACCATGAGACCATGTTCATGTACATGCTGGCCCTCAGGGAGCCTGTAATGGACGCCATCGAGCTCCTGACAGGTAACAGGGTCAACATGGGCTGGAACGTGGTGGGTGGTGTGAGGATGGACGCCTCAGAGAGCCACCTGTCAAGGATAAGGGAGATCATAGTTGACCTTGAAAGAGAATTCGACCGCTACGTTGAGATGTTCGAACACGGCCCACTCATAGGCCTCAGGTCAAGGGAGGTAGGTTACATGAGCCAGGAGGAGGCAGAGAAGGCAAGGGCCGTTGGACCCACAGGGAGAGCCTCAGGTATAAGGTATGACTTCAGGGAGGACCACCCCACCTACAGGGACCACCTGGACTTCAGGACCATCTGGAGGGATGATGGCGACAACTTTGCAAGGGTCATGAACCGTTTCGACGAGATCAGGGTCTCAATTGACCTCATAAAGCAGGTCATAGATAACATGCCAGGGGGACCCGTCAGGACGAAGGTTGACGTGAAGGCCGGTTACGGTGAGTGGAGAAACGAGGCCCCCCGGGGAGAGGTGGCCTACATGATTGAAACCAACGGTAACCTCATAAAGAACATATCCATAAGGACCCCCAGCATAATGAACATTGACGCCTGCGCAAAGTACATGTTGAGGGACGTTGCAACCGTTGCAGACGCCGTTGCAACATATGCAAGCGCTGATCCATGCATAGCATGCGCAGAGAGGGTCATGGTTGTTGATGAAGAGAGCGGGGAGAGGGAGATACTCCTCTAA
- a CDS encoding 4Fe-4S binding protein, translated as MSSVIWYLYEFARKSWAEKFANAHTEHEILEKPERFRDFPTVNREYCIGCGACTTACPAPGAIKLVRDTDTAEEEGQTYPVIVRGACIRCGFCAEVCPTDPKTIECGENHLIREEFTIVPSEKLYVIDDYLCIRCKKCMKACPVDAITEKDGRVEVDQGRCIACGECLEKCPVKGALKVIHVAYVEEQKMVINLAVNELESAIEEKSEDIKKLEAGKVYRMNYPLKPLLERALEVLPDEEIVRDILEKVTDRLKMRIITWSPEKCVQCRLCVDECPSGAITYSEDEGIVRDPDKCLRCSTCYQTCPFGVAGYYVARFLIDESNGEEMIRITIKPAALPVK; from the coding sequence ATGTCCTCTGTAATATGGTACCTCTACGAGTTTGCCCGTAAGTCCTGGGCAGAGAAATTCGCCAATGCACACACAGAACACGAGATCCTTGAAAAACCAGAGAGATTCAGGGATTTCCCCACAGTTAACAGGGAGTACTGCATAGGCTGCGGGGCCTGCACAACAGCCTGCCCTGCCCCCGGCGCAATAAAACTGGTCCGTGACACCGACACGGCCGAGGAGGAGGGTCAGACCTACCCTGTCATAGTCAGGGGTGCGTGCATCAGGTGCGGCTTCTGCGCCGAGGTCTGCCCCACAGACCCCAAGACAATTGAATGCGGAGAGAACCACCTCATAAGGGAAGAGTTCACCATAGTACCCTCAGAGAAGCTCTATGTCATAGACGACTACCTCTGCATACGCTGCAAGAAGTGCATGAAGGCCTGCCCGGTGGATGCAATAACCGAGAAGGACGGCAGGGTCGAGGTTGACCAGGGAAGGTGCATAGCCTGCGGTGAATGCCTTGAGAAATGTCCTGTCAAGGGCGCCCTCAAGGTGATACACGTCGCCTACGTCGAGGAACAGAAGATGGTCATAAACCTGGCGGTCAATGAACTGGAGTCAGCCATCGAGGAGAAGAGCGAGGATATAAAGAAACTCGAAGCAGGCAAAGTCTACAGGATGAACTACCCACTGAAACCCCTCCTCGAGAGGGCCCTTGAGGTCCTCCCAGATGAGGAAATAGTCAGGGACATCCTCGAGAAGGTAACCGACCGCCTCAAGATGCGCATCATAACATGGAGCCCCGAAAAATGTGTGCAGTGCCGTTTATGTGTGGATGAATGCCCATCAGGAGCCATAACCTACTCAGAGGATGAAGGAATCGTGAGGGACCCTGATAAGTGTCTCAGGTGCAGCACATGCTACCAGACATGCCCCTTCGGTGTTGCAGGGTACTACGTTGCCAGGTTCCTCATAGATGAATCCAATGGAGAAGAGATGATAAGGATAACCATAAAACCGGCGGCTCTTCCTGTAAAGTGA